The Toxoplasma gondii ME49 chromosome XII, whole genome shotgun sequence genome includes a region encoding these proteins:
- a CDS encoding hypothetical protein (encoded by transcript TGME49_248490), translating to MGVLRSLYSRVSQRVWSTLHFRVGSRGQVRTNKGFKPTAFPHLGAALFFARMSKGLTRDSVEKFVRLNVSEAQRQEIKNWPGSVVRCIENGACIPSRELQSRLEQVVGVPLTRRKKRAGNRRL from the exons ATGGGGGTTCTGCGGTCCCTCTATAGTCGCGTGTCTCAGCGAGTGTGGAGCACCCTGCACTTTCGTGTGGGCAGCCGTGGACAAGTCCGGACAAACAAAGGCTTCAAGCCAACGGCTTTTCCTCACCTTGGAGCAGCGCTGTTCTTTGCACG GATGTCAAAAGGATTGACTCGTGACAGCGTGGAGAAGTTTGTGAGGCTGAATGTTTCCGAGGCTCAGAGACAGGAAATAAAGAACTGGCCCG GTAGCGTGGTGCGCTGTATAGAGAACGGTGCATGCATCCCATCACGAGAACTCCAGAGCCGGCTCGAACAAGTCGTTGGTGTTCCACTcacgcgaagaaagaaacgagcagGGAACCGAAGGTTGTGA
- a CDS encoding hypothetical protein (encoded by transcript TGME49_248500~Signal peptide predicted by SignalP 2.0 HMM (probability 0.820) with cleavage site probability 0.242 at residue 80) has translation MSLFGVKPQTQPSSTGFLSSSSGTAGSLFSSASSAQAPASSASVGLFSSSSSLAAASALSSSPSSSLSSLPLHQQQYVEAISRRTQQTETLLSDQNRSMVNFLYQFDPAHAATHKNALLENQLQSFAVQNPVEGAALLAKWRKASSRSADPQNCLIVPVQGVQELSARVTMVAQATELLAETLGTVAKDTERLMARNQQMREKLDLIRQRHTSLGHEFIKVVNLIENVAVSRGVAEKNPRSEAANAQILASLEEEFPWEEWQRRIDLLRVWLPTLQRTSATATGFPAPSADERSKPVLDKEQEESLVDVLSAQTEAVEATTQSLANTEQDVERLESAVSRRRKGVR, from the exons ATGTCGCTGTTTGGGGTGAAGCCACAGACTCAGCCGTCGTCGACGGGATTCCTCAGCTCTTCCTCGGGGACGGCCGGgagtctgttttcttccgcgtcgTCTGCCCAGGcacctgcgtcttctgcatctgtcggcctcttctcgtcttcttcctcgctagccgctgcctccgcgctgtcctcttcgccctcctcttcgctctcctctctcccgcttcaCCAGCAGCAGTACGTAGAGGCCATTAGTCGCCGCACtcagcagacagagacgctctTGTCTGACCAGAACCGGTCGATGGTGAACTTCTTGTACCAGTTCGacccggcgcatgcagcgacgcaCAAGAACGCGCTGTTGGAGAACCAGCTGCAGTCCTTTGCGGTGCAGAATCCAGTCGAGGGCGCCGCCCTCCTTGCCAAGTGGCGAAAGGCTTCGTCGAGGAGCGCCGATCCGCAGAACTGCCTCATCGTCCCCGTTCAAGGCGTCCAGGAGCTTTCGGCCCGAGTCACGATGGTTGCACAGGCCACAGAGCTCCTTGCGGAGACTCTCGGAACTGTCGCgaaagacacggagagaCTGATGGCGAGAAACCAGCAAATGCGAGAAAAG TTGGACCTCATTCGGCAGCGACACACCTCCCTCGGCCACGAATTCATCAAAGTGGTGAATTTGATCGAAA ATGTGGCTGTGAGCCGAGGCGTGGCGGAGAAGAACCCTCGCAGCGAGGCGGCCAATGCACAGATCCTTGCGTCCCTCGAG gAGGAGTTTCCCTGGGAAGAGTGGCAGCGACGAATCGATCTGCTGCGCGTGTGGCTTCCGACGCTGCAACGCACGAGTGCGACCGCTACAGGCTTTCCAGCCCCGTCGGCCGACGAGAGGTCAAAGCCGGTTTTAGAcaaagagcaagaagaaagtctTGTCGATGTCCTTTCTGCCCAAACGGAGGCCGTGGAGGCCACAACGCAGAGTCTGGCGAACACCGAACAAGATGTCGAGCGCCTGGAGAGCGCAGTGAGCCGCCGCAGAAAAGGAGTGCGGTAA
- the RPS9 gene encoding ribosomal protein RPS9 (encoded by transcript TGME49_248480), with the protein MTKSYRTYSKTARSPKRPFEKERLDQEMKLLGEYGLKNKREVWRVQYALAKIRSAARELLTLEEKDPRRVFQGTALLRRMVRLGLLGESEQKLDYVLGLTVAKFLERRLQTKVFKLGLAKSIHHARVLIRQRHIRVGKHIVDIPSFMVRVDSEKHVDYAITSPFGGGRPGRVKRRSLKGGNAEGGDDE; encoded by the exons ATGACGAAGTCCTACCGTACGTATAGCAAGACTGCTCGCAGTCCCAAGCGTCCCTTTGAAAAG gAACGCTTGGACCAGGAAATGAAACTCCTGGGCGAGTACGGTCTGAAGAACAAGCGAGAGGTGTGGCGCGTGCAGTACGCCCTTGCTAAGATTCGTTCTGCAGCCAGAGAGTTGCTTACtctggaagagaaagatCCCCGCAGAGTTTTCCAAG GAACTGCTCTGTTGCGTCGCATGGTTCGTCTGGGACTCTTGGGCGAGTCTGAGCAGAAGCTCGATTACGTCCTCGGCCTCACTGTCGCCAAgtttctggagagacgccTTCAGACCAAGGTGTTCAAGCTTGGTTTGGCGAAATCCATTCACCACGCTCGTGTTCTTATCCGTCAGCGCCACATTCGCGTGGGAAAGCACATCGTCGATATCCCCTCTTTCATGGTCCGTGTAGATTCTGAGAAGCACGTTGACTACGCGATCACCTCTCCGTTCGGAGGTGGCCGTCCGGGCCGTGTAAAGAGACGCTCTCTGAAGGGCGGCAACGCTGAGGGTGGAGACGACGAGTAA